The Bombus fervidus isolate BK054 chromosome 1, iyBomFerv1, whole genome shotgun sequence genome includes a window with the following:
- the Cpsf6 gene encoding cleavage and polyadenylation specificity factor subunit 6 isoform X2: protein MADGDIDLYADDLEQDFAQDEFAGDGVDLYDDVIAAPAGGNGGVSTGNSGDGAGDTTSPNEETNGSAPYHQLGNNIQPNQIGRRHQLYVGNLTWWTSDQDITDAVQSIGVSDFVEVKFFENRANGQSKGFCVISLGSEQSMRICMERLPKKELHGQNPVVTFPTKQALNQFESQCKTRPAPAPQQSQSQRPHNPHQHQSPMPPHQQHPQHPQHPQHSQQNHGPRMMMGPPQGVRPQRMPPPGMGPPGPGGPGQQGPPRMHGPPMGPGPGPHHPLPGHPNQGPPPPGYQQGPWNGPRPNGPPGPPRGPSGPGGPPQQGPPGPGPGQHRPPGMSCTRDLSEASYHIPQQFHGGPPGPPGQGPPRGPPGHPGGPPGDPRGAQPRPEWNRPPGMHHGPQGPPGFPQHQHMQGPQPGQGPPQRGPPPGSMGGPGGPPPGHGGPPQGPPQGPPGGPAPHVNPAFFPQGPPHQHPGQHPPGPPGPPHGPPHGPPHGPPHGPPHGPPHGQPHGPPHVPPHGYGPPAAQPPYGAPGPDHRPEGPPPLTEQEFEEIMGRNRTVSSSAIARAVSDAAAGEYASAIETLVTAISLIKQSKVAADDRCKILISSLQDTLRGVETKSYGSARRERSRSRDRERSHRRRRERSRSRDREYRERSRDRDRERDRERDRERERDRDRDRERYYSEPYPRERSRSRERDRERERDREYRERSREESTTRQSARPRVKEEPPETAPVSSSKASRYYDDRYRERERDRDRERESSRRPSEREREPERERERERERDRRDERGDSSHRSRH from the exons ATGGCGGACGGTGACATTGATTTGTACGCCGACGATCTCGAGCAAGATTTCGCGCAG GATGAGTTCGCTGGTGATGGCGTCGATTTGTATGATGATGTGATAGCAGCTCCTGCGGGTGGTAATGGTGGTGTTTCTACGGGAAATAGTGGAGATGGTGCTGGTGATACTACTTCACCAAATGAAGAAACAAATGGCAGCGCACCTTACCATCAACttggaaataatattcagcCAAACCAAATTGGGAGACGTCATCAACTATATGTTGGAAATTTGACTTGg tGGACAAGTGACCAAGATATAACTGATGCTGTTCAAAGTATTGGTGTATCAGATTTTGTTGAAGTAAAGTTCTTTGAAAATCGAGCCAATGGACAATCTAAGGGATTCTGTGTGATATCTTTGGGATCAGAACAAAGTATGAGGATATGTATGGAAAGATTACCTAAAAAGGAATTGCATGGACAAAATCCAGTAGTGACTTTTCCTACTAAACAAGCTTTGAATCAA TTTGAGTCTCAGTGTAAGACACGACCAGCTCCGGCTCCTCAACAGAGTCAGAGTCAGCGTCCCCATAATCCACATCAGCATCAGTCACCAATGCCACCCCATCAACAGCATCCACAACATCCCCAACACCCTCAACATTCGCAACAAAATCATGGTCCTAGGATGATGATGGGTCCTCCGCAGGGTGTACGACCACAGAGAATGCCACCTCCAGGGATGGGTCCACCAGGTCCAGGTGGACCTGGCCAGCAAGGTCCACCGCGTATGCACGGTCCGCCGATGGGTCCTGGACCGGGACCGCACCATCCTTTACCTGGGCATCCTAACCAAGGTCCACCACCTCCTGGTTATCAGCAGGGGCCATGGAATGGGCCAAGACCTAATGGTCCACCTGGACCACCAAGAGGTCCAAGTGGACCTGGTGGTCCACCTCAACAAGGACCACCAGGACCAGGTCCTGGTCAACATCGGCCTCCAGGAATG AGTTGTACTAGAGACCTTTCAGAAGCCAGTTACCATATACCACAG CAATTTCATGGTGGTCCGCCTGGTCCACCTGGTCAAGGACCTCCACGTGGTCCACCTGGACATCCTGGTGGACCTCCAGGTGATCCAAGAGGTGCTCAACCACGTCCCGAATGGAATAGACCACCAG GAATGCATCACGGGCCTCAGGGACCACCAGGTTTCCCTCAACATCAACATATGCAAGGCCCGCAACCTGGTCAAGGCCCACCACAGAGAGGACCTCCTCCAGGTTCTATGGGTG GTCCAGGAGGTCCGCCACCTGGTCATGGTGGCCCACCTCAAGGACCACCACAAGGACCCCCAGGAGGACCTGCACCACATGTGAATCCAGCATTTTTCCCACAAGGACCACCTCATCAACATCCAGGACAACATCCACCAGGTCCTCCTGGTCCACCCCATGGACCACCACATGGTCCACCTCATGGTCCACCTCATGGTCCACCTCATGGTCCACCACATGGTCAACCACATGGACCACCACATGTGCCACCTCATGGTTATGGACCACCTGCAGCACAG CCACCTTATGGCGCACCAGGACCTGATCATCGCCCAGAAGGTCCTCCTCCCCTTACAGAAcaagaatttgaagaaatcaTGGGTAGAAATAGAACCGTTTCTTCTTCTGCTATTGCTCGAGCAGTATCTGATGCTGCAGCAGGGGAATACGCAAGCGCTATAGAAACTCTGGTTACAGCCATCTCTCTGATAAAACAATCCAAGGTTGCTGCAGATGATagatgtaaaattttaatcagttCTCTTCAAGACACCTTGCGTGGCGTTGAAACCAAGAGTTATGGATCCGCACGTAGGG AACGATCACGTTCACGAGACAGGGAACGCAGTCACAGAAGAAGACGTGAGCGATCAAGGAGCCGTGACAGGGAATACAGAGAAAGAAgtagagatagagatagagaaCGTGACAGGGAACGCGATCGTGAAAGGGAAAGGGATCGTGATCGTGACAGAGAACGTTATTACAGTGAACCATATCCACGGGAGAGATCACGAAGCAGGGAGAGGGATCGTGAACGTGAAAGAGATCGCGAATATAGAGAGCGAAGCAGAGAAGAAAG TACGACACGTCAGTCAGCCAGGCCAAGAGTAAAAGAAGAACCGCCAGAGACGGCTCCCGTCTCGTCTTCCAAGGCGTCTAG GTATTATGACGATCGCTACAGAGAGCGTGAACGAGACAGAGATCGAGAACGAGAGTCGAGCCGAAGACCATCCGAGAGAGAACGAGAACCGGAGCGTGAACGGGAGCGAGAACGAGAAAGAGATCGTCGCGACGAACGTGGAGACTCTTCGCATCGTTCAAGGCATTAA
- the Cpsf6 gene encoding cleavage and polyadenylation specificity factor subunit 6 isoform X8, translating to MADGDIDLYADDLEQDFAQDEFAGDGVDLYDDVIAAPAGGNGGVSTGNSGDGAGDTTSPNEETNGSAPYHQLGNNIQPNQIGRRHQLYVGNLTWWTSDQDITDAVQSIGVSDFVEVKFFENRANGQSKGFCVISLGSEQSMRICMERLPKKELHGQNPVVTFPTKQALNQFESQCKTRPAPAPQQSQSQRPHNPHQHQSPMPPHQQHPQHPQHPQHSQQNHGPRMMMGPPQGVRPQRMPPPGMGPPGPGGPGQQGPPRMHGPPMGPGPGPHHPLPGHPNQGPPPPGYQQGPWNGPRPNGPPGPPRGPSGPGGPPQQGPPGPGPGQHRPPGMSCTRDLSEASYHIPQQFHGGPPGPPGQGPPRGPPGHPGGPPGDPRGAQPRPEWNRPPGMLPGPGGPPPGHGGPPQGPPQGPPGGPAPHVNPAFFPQGPPHQHPGQHPPGPPGPPHGPPHGPPHGPPHGPPHGPPHGQPHGPPHVPPHGYGPPAAQPPYGAPGPDHRPEGPPPLTEQEFEEIMGRNRTVSSSAIARAVSDAAAGEYASAIETLVTAISLIKQSKVAADDRCKILISSLQDTLRGVETKSYGSARRERSRSRDRERSHRRRRERSRSRDREYRERSRDRDRERDRERDRERERDRDRDRERYYSEPYPRERSRSRERDRERERDREYRERSREESTTRQSARPRVKEEPPETAPVSSSKASRYYDDRYRERERDRDRERESSRRPSEREREPERERERERERDRRDERGDSSHRSRH from the exons ATGGCGGACGGTGACATTGATTTGTACGCCGACGATCTCGAGCAAGATTTCGCGCAG GATGAGTTCGCTGGTGATGGCGTCGATTTGTATGATGATGTGATAGCAGCTCCTGCGGGTGGTAATGGTGGTGTTTCTACGGGAAATAGTGGAGATGGTGCTGGTGATACTACTTCACCAAATGAAGAAACAAATGGCAGCGCACCTTACCATCAACttggaaataatattcagcCAAACCAAATTGGGAGACGTCATCAACTATATGTTGGAAATTTGACTTGg tGGACAAGTGACCAAGATATAACTGATGCTGTTCAAAGTATTGGTGTATCAGATTTTGTTGAAGTAAAGTTCTTTGAAAATCGAGCCAATGGACAATCTAAGGGATTCTGTGTGATATCTTTGGGATCAGAACAAAGTATGAGGATATGTATGGAAAGATTACCTAAAAAGGAATTGCATGGACAAAATCCAGTAGTGACTTTTCCTACTAAACAAGCTTTGAATCAA TTTGAGTCTCAGTGTAAGACACGACCAGCTCCGGCTCCTCAACAGAGTCAGAGTCAGCGTCCCCATAATCCACATCAGCATCAGTCACCAATGCCACCCCATCAACAGCATCCACAACATCCCCAACACCCTCAACATTCGCAACAAAATCATGGTCCTAGGATGATGATGGGTCCTCCGCAGGGTGTACGACCACAGAGAATGCCACCTCCAGGGATGGGTCCACCAGGTCCAGGTGGACCTGGCCAGCAAGGTCCACCGCGTATGCACGGTCCGCCGATGGGTCCTGGACCGGGACCGCACCATCCTTTACCTGGGCATCCTAACCAAGGTCCACCACCTCCTGGTTATCAGCAGGGGCCATGGAATGGGCCAAGACCTAATGGTCCACCTGGACCACCAAGAGGTCCAAGTGGACCTGGTGGTCCACCTCAACAAGGACCACCAGGACCAGGTCCTGGTCAACATCGGCCTCCAGGAATG AGTTGTACTAGAGACCTTTCAGAAGCCAGTTACCATATACCACAG CAATTTCATGGTGGTCCGCCTGGTCCACCTGGTCAAGGACCTCCACGTGGTCCACCTGGACATCCTGGTGGACCTCCAGGTGATCCAAGAGGTGCTCAACCACGTCCCGAATGGAATAGACCACCAG GAATGTTACCAGGTCCAGGAGGTCCGCCACCTGGTCATGGTGGCCCACCTCAAGGACCACCACAAGGACCCCCAGGAGGACCTGCACCACATGTGAATCCAGCATTTTTCCCACAAGGACCACCTCATCAACATCCAGGACAACATCCACCAGGTCCTCCTGGTCCACCCCATGGACCACCACATGGTCCACCTCATGGTCCACCTCATGGTCCACCTCATGGTCCACCACATGGTCAACCACATGGACCACCACATGTGCCACCTCATGGTTATGGACCACCTGCAGCACAG CCACCTTATGGCGCACCAGGACCTGATCATCGCCCAGAAGGTCCTCCTCCCCTTACAGAAcaagaatttgaagaaatcaTGGGTAGAAATAGAACCGTTTCTTCTTCTGCTATTGCTCGAGCAGTATCTGATGCTGCAGCAGGGGAATACGCAAGCGCTATAGAAACTCTGGTTACAGCCATCTCTCTGATAAAACAATCCAAGGTTGCTGCAGATGATagatgtaaaattttaatcagttCTCTTCAAGACACCTTGCGTGGCGTTGAAACCAAGAGTTATGGATCCGCACGTAGGG AACGATCACGTTCACGAGACAGGGAACGCAGTCACAGAAGAAGACGTGAGCGATCAAGGAGCCGTGACAGGGAATACAGAGAAAGAAgtagagatagagatagagaaCGTGACAGGGAACGCGATCGTGAAAGGGAAAGGGATCGTGATCGTGACAGAGAACGTTATTACAGTGAACCATATCCACGGGAGAGATCACGAAGCAGGGAGAGGGATCGTGAACGTGAAAGAGATCGCGAATATAGAGAGCGAAGCAGAGAAGAAAG TACGACACGTCAGTCAGCCAGGCCAAGAGTAAAAGAAGAACCGCCAGAGACGGCTCCCGTCTCGTCTTCCAAGGCGTCTAG GTATTATGACGATCGCTACAGAGAGCGTGAACGAGACAGAGATCGAGAACGAGAGTCGAGCCGAAGACCATCCGAGAGAGAACGAGAACCGGAGCGTGAACGGGAGCGAGAACGAGAAAGAGATCGTCGCGACGAACGTGGAGACTCTTCGCATCGTTCAAGGCATTAA
- the Cpsf6 gene encoding cleavage and polyadenylation specificity factor subunit 6 isoform X1 has product MADGDIDLYADDLEQDFAQDEFAGDGVDLYDDVIAAPAGGNGGVSTGNSGDGAGDTTSPNEETNGSAPYHQLGNNIQPNQIGRRHQLYVGNLTWWTSDQDITDAVQSIGVSDFVEVKFFENRANGQSKGFCVISLGSEQSMRICMERLPKKELHGQNPVVTFPTKQALNQFESQCKTRPAPAPQQSQSQRPHNPHQHQSPMPPHQQHPQHPQHPQHSQQNHGPRMMMGPPQGVRPQRMPPPGMGPPGPGGPGQQGPPRMHGPPMGPGPGPHHPLPGHPNQGPPPPGYQQGPWNGPRPNGPPGPPRGPSGPGGPPQQGPPGPGPGQHRPPGMSCTRDLSEASYHIPQQFHGGPPGPPGQGPPRGPPGHPGGPPGDPRGAQPRPEWNRPPGMHHGPQGPPGFPQHQHMQGPQPGQGPPQRGPPPGSMGGMLPGPGGPPPGHGGPPQGPPQGPPGGPAPHVNPAFFPQGPPHQHPGQHPPGPPGPPHGPPHGPPHGPPHGPPHGPPHGQPHGPPHVPPHGYGPPAAQPPYGAPGPDHRPEGPPPLTEQEFEEIMGRNRTVSSSAIARAVSDAAAGEYASAIETLVTAISLIKQSKVAADDRCKILISSLQDTLRGVETKSYGSARRERSRSRDRERSHRRRRERSRSRDREYRERSRDRDRERDRERDRERERDRDRDRERYYSEPYPRERSRSRERDRERERDREYRERSREESTTRQSARPRVKEEPPETAPVSSSKASRYYDDRYRERERDRDRERESSRRPSEREREPERERERERERDRRDERGDSSHRSRH; this is encoded by the exons ATGGCGGACGGTGACATTGATTTGTACGCCGACGATCTCGAGCAAGATTTCGCGCAG GATGAGTTCGCTGGTGATGGCGTCGATTTGTATGATGATGTGATAGCAGCTCCTGCGGGTGGTAATGGTGGTGTTTCTACGGGAAATAGTGGAGATGGTGCTGGTGATACTACTTCACCAAATGAAGAAACAAATGGCAGCGCACCTTACCATCAACttggaaataatattcagcCAAACCAAATTGGGAGACGTCATCAACTATATGTTGGAAATTTGACTTGg tGGACAAGTGACCAAGATATAACTGATGCTGTTCAAAGTATTGGTGTATCAGATTTTGTTGAAGTAAAGTTCTTTGAAAATCGAGCCAATGGACAATCTAAGGGATTCTGTGTGATATCTTTGGGATCAGAACAAAGTATGAGGATATGTATGGAAAGATTACCTAAAAAGGAATTGCATGGACAAAATCCAGTAGTGACTTTTCCTACTAAACAAGCTTTGAATCAA TTTGAGTCTCAGTGTAAGACACGACCAGCTCCGGCTCCTCAACAGAGTCAGAGTCAGCGTCCCCATAATCCACATCAGCATCAGTCACCAATGCCACCCCATCAACAGCATCCACAACATCCCCAACACCCTCAACATTCGCAACAAAATCATGGTCCTAGGATGATGATGGGTCCTCCGCAGGGTGTACGACCACAGAGAATGCCACCTCCAGGGATGGGTCCACCAGGTCCAGGTGGACCTGGCCAGCAAGGTCCACCGCGTATGCACGGTCCGCCGATGGGTCCTGGACCGGGACCGCACCATCCTTTACCTGGGCATCCTAACCAAGGTCCACCACCTCCTGGTTATCAGCAGGGGCCATGGAATGGGCCAAGACCTAATGGTCCACCTGGACCACCAAGAGGTCCAAGTGGACCTGGTGGTCCACCTCAACAAGGACCACCAGGACCAGGTCCTGGTCAACATCGGCCTCCAGGAATG AGTTGTACTAGAGACCTTTCAGAAGCCAGTTACCATATACCACAG CAATTTCATGGTGGTCCGCCTGGTCCACCTGGTCAAGGACCTCCACGTGGTCCACCTGGACATCCTGGTGGACCTCCAGGTGATCCAAGAGGTGCTCAACCACGTCCCGAATGGAATAGACCACCAG GAATGCATCACGGGCCTCAGGGACCACCAGGTTTCCCTCAACATCAACATATGCAAGGCCCGCAACCTGGTCAAGGCCCACCACAGAGAGGACCTCCTCCAGGTTCTATGGGTG GAATGTTACCAGGTCCAGGAGGTCCGCCACCTGGTCATGGTGGCCCACCTCAAGGACCACCACAAGGACCCCCAGGAGGACCTGCACCACATGTGAATCCAGCATTTTTCCCACAAGGACCACCTCATCAACATCCAGGACAACATCCACCAGGTCCTCCTGGTCCACCCCATGGACCACCACATGGTCCACCTCATGGTCCACCTCATGGTCCACCTCATGGTCCACCACATGGTCAACCACATGGACCACCACATGTGCCACCTCATGGTTATGGACCACCTGCAGCACAG CCACCTTATGGCGCACCAGGACCTGATCATCGCCCAGAAGGTCCTCCTCCCCTTACAGAAcaagaatttgaagaaatcaTGGGTAGAAATAGAACCGTTTCTTCTTCTGCTATTGCTCGAGCAGTATCTGATGCTGCAGCAGGGGAATACGCAAGCGCTATAGAAACTCTGGTTACAGCCATCTCTCTGATAAAACAATCCAAGGTTGCTGCAGATGATagatgtaaaattttaatcagttCTCTTCAAGACACCTTGCGTGGCGTTGAAACCAAGAGTTATGGATCCGCACGTAGGG AACGATCACGTTCACGAGACAGGGAACGCAGTCACAGAAGAAGACGTGAGCGATCAAGGAGCCGTGACAGGGAATACAGAGAAAGAAgtagagatagagatagagaaCGTGACAGGGAACGCGATCGTGAAAGGGAAAGGGATCGTGATCGTGACAGAGAACGTTATTACAGTGAACCATATCCACGGGAGAGATCACGAAGCAGGGAGAGGGATCGTGAACGTGAAAGAGATCGCGAATATAGAGAGCGAAGCAGAGAAGAAAG TACGACACGTCAGTCAGCCAGGCCAAGAGTAAAAGAAGAACCGCCAGAGACGGCTCCCGTCTCGTCTTCCAAGGCGTCTAG GTATTATGACGATCGCTACAGAGAGCGTGAACGAGACAGAGATCGAGAACGAGAGTCGAGCCGAAGACCATCCGAGAGAGAACGAGAACCGGAGCGTGAACGGGAGCGAGAACGAGAAAGAGATCGTCGCGACGAACGTGGAGACTCTTCGCATCGTTCAAGGCATTAA
- the Cpsf6 gene encoding cleavage and polyadenylation specificity factor subunit 6 isoform X3: MADGDIDLYADDLEQDFAQDEFAGDGVDLYDDVIAAPAGGNGGVSTGNSGDGAGDTTSPNEETNGSAPYHQLGNNIQPNQIGRRHQLYVGNLTWWTSDQDITDAVQSIGVSDFVEVKFFENRANGQSKGFCVISLGSEQSMRICMERLPKKELHGQNPVVTFPTKQALNQFESQCKTRPAPAPQQSQSQRPHNPHQHQSPMPPHQQHPQHPQHPQHSQQNHGPRMMMGPPQGVRPQRMPPPGMGPPGPGGPGQQGPPRMHGPPMGPGPGPHHPLPGHPNQGPPPPGYQQGPWNGPRPNGPPGPPRGPSGPGGPPQQGPPGPGPGQHRPPGMIEIESSFVSIQQFHGGPPGPPGQGPPRGPPGHPGGPPGDPRGAQPRPEWNRPPGMHHGPQGPPGFPQHQHMQGPQPGQGPPQRGPPPGSMGGMLPGPGGPPPGHGGPPQGPPQGPPGGPAPHVNPAFFPQGPPHQHPGQHPPGPPGPPHGPPHGPPHGPPHGPPHGPPHGQPHGPPHVPPHGYGPPAAQPPYGAPGPDHRPEGPPPLTEQEFEEIMGRNRTVSSSAIARAVSDAAAGEYASAIETLVTAISLIKQSKVAADDRCKILISSLQDTLRGVETKSYGSARRERSRSRDRERSHRRRRERSRSRDREYRERSRDRDRERDRERDRERERDRDRDRERYYSEPYPRERSRSRERDRERERDREYRERSREESTTRQSARPRVKEEPPETAPVSSSKASRYYDDRYRERERDRDRERESSRRPSEREREPERERERERERDRRDERGDSSHRSRH, from the exons ATGGCGGACGGTGACATTGATTTGTACGCCGACGATCTCGAGCAAGATTTCGCGCAG GATGAGTTCGCTGGTGATGGCGTCGATTTGTATGATGATGTGATAGCAGCTCCTGCGGGTGGTAATGGTGGTGTTTCTACGGGAAATAGTGGAGATGGTGCTGGTGATACTACTTCACCAAATGAAGAAACAAATGGCAGCGCACCTTACCATCAACttggaaataatattcagcCAAACCAAATTGGGAGACGTCATCAACTATATGTTGGAAATTTGACTTGg tGGACAAGTGACCAAGATATAACTGATGCTGTTCAAAGTATTGGTGTATCAGATTTTGTTGAAGTAAAGTTCTTTGAAAATCGAGCCAATGGACAATCTAAGGGATTCTGTGTGATATCTTTGGGATCAGAACAAAGTATGAGGATATGTATGGAAAGATTACCTAAAAAGGAATTGCATGGACAAAATCCAGTAGTGACTTTTCCTACTAAACAAGCTTTGAATCAA TTTGAGTCTCAGTGTAAGACACGACCAGCTCCGGCTCCTCAACAGAGTCAGAGTCAGCGTCCCCATAATCCACATCAGCATCAGTCACCAATGCCACCCCATCAACAGCATCCACAACATCCCCAACACCCTCAACATTCGCAACAAAATCATGGTCCTAGGATGATGATGGGTCCTCCGCAGGGTGTACGACCACAGAGAATGCCACCTCCAGGGATGGGTCCACCAGGTCCAGGTGGACCTGGCCAGCAAGGTCCACCGCGTATGCACGGTCCGCCGATGGGTCCTGGACCGGGACCGCACCATCCTTTACCTGGGCATCCTAACCAAGGTCCACCACCTCCTGGTTATCAGCAGGGGCCATGGAATGGGCCAAGACCTAATGGTCCACCTGGACCACCAAGAGGTCCAAGTGGACCTGGTGGTCCACCTCAACAAGGACCACCAGGACCAGGTCCTGGTCAACATCGGCCTCCAGGAATG ATTGAAATAGAATCTTCGTTTGTCTCCATTCAGCAATTTCATGGTGGTCCGCCTGGTCCACCTGGTCAAGGACCTCCACGTGGTCCACCTGGACATCCTGGTGGACCTCCAGGTGATCCAAGAGGTGCTCAACCACGTCCCGAATGGAATAGACCACCAG GAATGCATCACGGGCCTCAGGGACCACCAGGTTTCCCTCAACATCAACATATGCAAGGCCCGCAACCTGGTCAAGGCCCACCACAGAGAGGACCTCCTCCAGGTTCTATGGGTG GAATGTTACCAGGTCCAGGAGGTCCGCCACCTGGTCATGGTGGCCCACCTCAAGGACCACCACAAGGACCCCCAGGAGGACCTGCACCACATGTGAATCCAGCATTTTTCCCACAAGGACCACCTCATCAACATCCAGGACAACATCCACCAGGTCCTCCTGGTCCACCCCATGGACCACCACATGGTCCACCTCATGGTCCACCTCATGGTCCACCTCATGGTCCACCACATGGTCAACCACATGGACCACCACATGTGCCACCTCATGGTTATGGACCACCTGCAGCACAG CCACCTTATGGCGCACCAGGACCTGATCATCGCCCAGAAGGTCCTCCTCCCCTTACAGAAcaagaatttgaagaaatcaTGGGTAGAAATAGAACCGTTTCTTCTTCTGCTATTGCTCGAGCAGTATCTGATGCTGCAGCAGGGGAATACGCAAGCGCTATAGAAACTCTGGTTACAGCCATCTCTCTGATAAAACAATCCAAGGTTGCTGCAGATGATagatgtaaaattttaatcagttCTCTTCAAGACACCTTGCGTGGCGTTGAAACCAAGAGTTATGGATCCGCACGTAGGG AACGATCACGTTCACGAGACAGGGAACGCAGTCACAGAAGAAGACGTGAGCGATCAAGGAGCCGTGACAGGGAATACAGAGAAAGAAgtagagatagagatagagaaCGTGACAGGGAACGCGATCGTGAAAGGGAAAGGGATCGTGATCGTGACAGAGAACGTTATTACAGTGAACCATATCCACGGGAGAGATCACGAAGCAGGGAGAGGGATCGTGAACGTGAAAGAGATCGCGAATATAGAGAGCGAAGCAGAGAAGAAAG TACGACACGTCAGTCAGCCAGGCCAAGAGTAAAAGAAGAACCGCCAGAGACGGCTCCCGTCTCGTCTTCCAAGGCGTCTAG GTATTATGACGATCGCTACAGAGAGCGTGAACGAGACAGAGATCGAGAACGAGAGTCGAGCCGAAGACCATCCGAGAGAGAACGAGAACCGGAGCGTGAACGGGAGCGAGAACGAGAAAGAGATCGTCGCGACGAACGTGGAGACTCTTCGCATCGTTCAAGGCATTAA